The proteins below come from a single Synechococcus sp. WH 8101 genomic window:
- a CDS encoding thermonuclease family protein: MRQARQAIAVAFGLAVCTVSPAVLAQSGAVAPQKSVQVLAVNNGQELLVEIDGQGRTLRLSCLQAPRPQQQPWAEQATVALAKEAPVGSRWQFQLRARDVYGRLVGTLQRNGQDLAAPLLRQGRVFAYDGFLGRCDDLPYARWQREAAAQRLGVWSVPGGITRPWDQREQTAAAERLAP; encoded by the coding sequence GTGAGGCAAGCCAGGCAAGCCATCGCGGTGGCGTTCGGGTTGGCGGTGTGCACCGTCAGCCCTGCAGTGCTGGCCCAGTCGGGGGCTGTCGCACCACAAAAGTCCGTTCAGGTTCTGGCGGTCAACAACGGCCAGGAGTTATTGGTGGAGATCGATGGCCAGGGCCGCACCCTGCGTCTCAGTTGTTTGCAGGCCCCCAGGCCCCAGCAGCAACCCTGGGCCGAGCAGGCGACCGTGGCCCTTGCCAAGGAGGCCCCGGTGGGCAGCCGCTGGCAATTCCAGCTGCGCGCGCGCGATGTGTATGGGCGCCTGGTGGGCACCCTGCAGCGCAATGGGCAGGATCTGGCGGCACCCTTGCTGCGCCAGGGGCGCGTGTTTGCCTACGACGGTTTTCTGGGCCGCTGTGACGATCTGCCTTACGCCCGCTGGCAGCGGGAGGCGGCGGCGCAACGGCTCGGGGTGTGGAGTGTGCCGGGAGGGATCACGCGGCCTTGGGACCAACGGGAGCAGACCGCTGCAGCCGAGCGTTTGGCGCCCTGA
- the arsJ gene encoding organoarsenical effux MFS transporter ArsJ, with product MTLSNLQQYGIVTANYWAFTLTDGALRMLVVFHFHALGYSTLEIAFLFLFYEFFGVLTNLFGGWIGARYGLRLTLWVGTLLQILALLMLVPVAASWPKLFSVIYVMVAQAISGIAKDLNKMSAKSAIKTVVPETPDDTERGDHQLFRWVAILTGSKNALKGVGFFLGGVLLTALSFNQAVAWMAAGLAVAFVLTLVLPGEIGKMKAKPAFSSLFSKSEGINILSLARFFLFGARDVWFVVALPVFLEASLGWGFWEIGGFLGLWVIGYGIVQGTAPSLRRLWGQTASPGVSAVQFWSGLLTAIPALIAVALWREADVTIAIVAGLAAFGVVFAMNSSIHSYMVLAYTDAESVSLNVGFYYMANAAGRLVGTLLSGAVFLIGGTPSSGMQACLWCSSLLVLLSWLSSLRLPPARTRATVPA from the coding sequence ATGACGCTCTCCAACCTGCAGCAATACGGCATCGTCACCGCCAATTACTGGGCCTTCACGCTCACCGATGGCGCCCTGCGCATGCTCGTGGTGTTTCACTTCCACGCCTTGGGCTACTCCACCTTGGAGATCGCCTTTCTGTTTCTCTTCTATGAATTCTTCGGGGTGCTCACCAATCTCTTCGGTGGTTGGATCGGCGCCCGCTATGGCCTCCGCCTCACCCTCTGGGTGGGCACGTTGTTGCAGATCCTGGCTCTGTTGATGCTGGTGCCCGTGGCGGCCAGCTGGCCGAAGCTGTTCAGCGTGATCTACGTGATGGTGGCCCAGGCGATCAGTGGAATCGCCAAGGATCTGAACAAGATGAGTGCCAAGAGCGCCATCAAAACGGTGGTGCCCGAAACGCCCGACGACACGGAGCGGGGCGACCACCAGTTGTTCCGTTGGGTGGCCATCCTCACGGGATCGAAGAACGCCCTCAAGGGGGTGGGGTTCTTTCTCGGTGGTGTGTTGCTCACCGCCTTGAGTTTCAATCAGGCTGTCGCCTGGATGGCGGCGGGCCTGGCCGTGGCCTTTGTGCTCACCCTGGTGCTGCCTGGTGAGATCGGCAAGATGAAGGCGAAGCCGGCATTTTCGTCGTTGTTCTCCAAGTCGGAGGGCATCAACATCCTCTCTCTGGCGCGGTTCTTTCTGTTCGGAGCGCGGGATGTGTGGTTTGTGGTTGCCCTGCCCGTGTTTCTTGAGGCGTCTCTCGGCTGGGGCTTCTGGGAGATCGGTGGCTTTCTCGGTCTCTGGGTGATCGGGTACGGGATCGTCCAGGGCACGGCCCCCAGTCTGCGCCGTCTCTGGGGGCAGACCGCCAGCCCCGGTGTGTCGGCCGTGCAGTTCTGGAGTGGACTGCTCACTGCGATCCCTGCCCTGATTGCAGTGGCGCTCTGGCGTGAGGCTGATGTGACCATCGCGATCGTGGCCGGGTTAGCCGCCTTCGGGGTGGTATTTGCGATGAATTCGTCGATTCACTCCTACATGGTGCTGGCCTACACCGATGCGGAGAGCGTCAGCCTCAACGTGGGCTTCTATTACATGGCCAATGCGGCGGGTCGCCTCGTGGGCACCCTGCTTTCCGGTGCGGTGTTTCTGATCGGCGGAACGCCATCGTCGGGCATGCAGGCCTGTCTGTGGTGTTCCTCGTTGCTGGTGCTGCTCTCCTGGCTCAGCAGCCTTCGCCTGCCCCCTGCCAGAACCAGGGCCACTGTGCCCGCGTAG
- a CDS encoding glutamine synthetase III, with product MPHPARLAALQAIQQRQPLACEATPPLAKIWASDVFTLGRMKNALPKEAYKAVRKVIRDGGKLDLDVADVVAQAMKDWAVAQGAHYYAHVFYPLTNSTAEKHDGFISPQGDGDAIHEFSGKLLVQGEPDGSSFPNGGIRSTFEARGYTAWDITSPAYLMRTPNGVTLCIPTVFVSWTGEALDKKTPLLRSNAAMNRQAQRLLRILGNQEVAPVNSSCGAEQEYFLVDTQFATLRPDLLLAGRTLFGAPSPKGQQFDDHYFGAIPERVQVFMQDVEQQLYRLGIPAKTRHNEVAPGQFEIAPVHEAANVATDHQQLIMTVLKGTAKRHGFTCLLHEKPFAGINGSGKHVNWSVGNSTQGNLLDPGHTPHDNLQFLLFCAAVIRGVHRNGPLLRAVVATAGNDHRLGANEAPPAIISVYLGQQLEQVFQQIQRGEATGSASGGVMRLGVDTLPEFPKDAGDRNRTSPFAFTGNRFEFRAVGSGQSVAGPLVAMNTVLADSLEWISDRLEAEMASGQTLEQAAAAVLKQVMDLHGAAVFGGDGYSDAWHREATEQRGLENLRNTAEALPVLRRDDVRELFQRQAVISPVELESRYEVYGEQYVLAIEVEARVALSMVRTQISPAVDKQISSLARSLQQQHALGLQPDQRRLHQLSELQQQMEEHSLALEGELDQLHHGDTAASMHECAQVILPRLAQLREAVDGLEARVDDDRWPLPSYREMLFVR from the coding sequence ATGCCCCATCCCGCCCGTCTTGCCGCTTTGCAGGCCATCCAGCAGCGACAGCCGCTGGCCTGTGAGGCCACACCACCGCTGGCGAAGATCTGGGCCAGTGATGTGTTCACCCTGGGGCGGATGAAGAACGCCTTGCCCAAGGAGGCCTACAAGGCGGTCCGCAAGGTGATTCGCGATGGCGGCAAGCTCGACCTCGACGTGGCCGATGTGGTGGCCCAAGCGATGAAGGATTGGGCTGTGGCCCAGGGCGCCCACTATTACGCCCATGTGTTCTATCCGCTCACCAATTCCACTGCGGAGAAGCACGACGGTTTCATTAGCCCCCAGGGTGACGGCGATGCCATCCACGAATTCTCCGGCAAGTTGCTGGTGCAGGGTGAACCGGATGGATCCTCGTTCCCCAACGGCGGCATTCGCTCCACCTTTGAAGCCCGCGGTTATACCGCCTGGGACATCACGAGCCCGGCCTATCTGATGCGCACCCCGAACGGGGTGACCCTGTGTATTCCCACCGTGTTCGTGAGCTGGACCGGTGAAGCCCTCGACAAAAAAACACCCCTGCTGCGCTCCAACGCCGCCATGAACCGGCAGGCCCAGCGGCTGCTCCGCATCCTCGGCAACCAGGAGGTGGCTCCGGTGAACAGCTCCTGTGGCGCCGAACAGGAGTATTTCCTCGTGGATACCCAGTTCGCGACGCTGCGGCCCGATTTGCTCCTCGCCGGGCGCACTCTCTTCGGGGCGCCTTCACCGAAGGGGCAGCAATTTGATGATCACTATTTCGGGGCGATCCCGGAGCGGGTGCAGGTGTTCATGCAAGACGTGGAGCAGCAGCTCTATCGCCTCGGCATTCCGGCTAAGACCCGCCACAACGAGGTGGCGCCGGGGCAGTTCGAGATCGCGCCCGTCCATGAAGCCGCCAATGTGGCCACCGACCACCAGCAACTGATCATGACCGTGCTCAAAGGCACGGCGAAACGCCATGGCTTCACCTGCCTGCTGCACGAAAAACCCTTCGCCGGCATTAATGGCTCCGGCAAGCATGTGAACTGGTCAGTGGGGAACAGCACCCAGGGTAATCTGCTTGATCCAGGTCATACCCCCCACGACAATCTGCAGTTCCTGCTCTTCTGCGCCGCGGTGATTCGCGGCGTGCACCGCAACGGTCCCTTGCTGCGCGCTGTGGTTGCCACCGCCGGCAATGATCACCGCCTCGGGGCGAACGAAGCGCCACCGGCGATCATCTCGGTGTATCTTGGTCAGCAACTGGAGCAGGTGTTCCAGCAGATCCAGCGTGGCGAAGCCACCGGCAGCGCCAGTGGCGGCGTGATGCGGTTGGGGGTCGACACCCTGCCCGAGTTCCCGAAAGACGCCGGAGACCGCAACCGCACCTCTCCTTTCGCCTTCACCGGCAACCGTTTCGAGTTCCGCGCCGTCGGCTCCGGCCAGTCCGTCGCTGGCCCGCTGGTGGCGATGAACACGGTGCTGGCTGATTCCCTCGAGTGGATTAGCGATCGCCTCGAGGCGGAGATGGCTTCAGGTCAGACCCTGGAACAGGCTGCCGCCGCCGTGCTCAAGCAGGTGATGGATCTGCATGGTGCGGCTGTGTTCGGGGGCGATGGTTATTCCGACGCCTGGCATCGGGAAGCGACCGAGCAGCGCGGATTGGAGAACCTCCGCAACACGGCGGAGGCCCTGCCCGTGCTCCGCCGTGATGACGTGCGCGAGCTCTTCCAGCGCCAGGCGGTGATCAGCCCGGTGGAACTGGAGAGTCGTTATGAGGTGTACGGCGAGCAGTATGTGCTGGCCATTGAGGTGGAGGCCCGCGTCGCCCTTTCGATGGTGCGCACCCAGATCAGCCCGGCGGTGGACAAACAGATCAGCAGCCTGGCGCGCAGCCTTCAGCAGCAGCACGCCCTCGGTCTCCAGCCTGATCAGCGCCGTTTGCACCAGCTCAGTGAACTGCAACAACAAATGGAGGAGCACAGCCTGGCCCTGGAGGGCGAGCTGGATCAGTTGCACCACGGCGACACCGCCGCCTCGATGCACGAGTGCGCCCAGGTGATCCTGCCCCGTTTGGCTCAACTGCGTGAGGCGGTGGATGGCCTGGAGGCCAGGGTTGATGACGATCGCTGGCCGCTGCCCTCCTATCGCGAGATGCTGTTCGTGCGTTGA